Proteins encoded together in one Pseudomonas arsenicoxydans window:
- the argR gene encoding transcriptional regulator ArgR encodes MTAHRIGFLIWPSTKALTLALAEEALRVAQRVHPDVVYELSFLQAEPPTEGAWQLPGEPWAGKLENFQKLFLLADEPPTTLAPALSSSLKQLVRAGCVIGGLSAGVYPLAQLGLLDGYRAAVHWRWQDDFTERFPKVIATSHLFDWDRDRLTACGGLSVLDLLLAVLARDHGAELAGAVSEELVVERIREGGERQRIPLQNRLGSSHPKLTQAVLLMEANIEEPLTTDEIAQHVCVSRRQLERIFKQYLNRVPSQYYLELRLNKARQMLMQTSKSIIQIGLSCGFSSGPHFSSAYRNFFGATPREDRNQRRSSSPFELSSVPSERG; translated from the coding sequence ATGACTGCCCATCGAATTGGTTTCCTGATTTGGCCCAGCACTAAAGCACTGACGCTTGCGCTGGCTGAGGAGGCCTTGCGTGTTGCCCAGCGTGTGCACCCGGACGTTGTCTACGAACTGTCGTTTTTGCAGGCCGAACCGCCGACCGAAGGCGCCTGGCAATTGCCGGGTGAGCCGTGGGCCGGCAAGCTCGAAAATTTCCAGAAACTGTTTTTGCTCGCCGATGAGCCGCCGACCACACTCGCGCCGGCGCTCAGCAGTTCGTTGAAGCAGTTGGTGCGAGCCGGTTGTGTGATTGGTGGTTTGTCGGCCGGTGTCTACCCATTGGCTCAACTGGGTCTGCTCGATGGCTACCGCGCCGCCGTGCATTGGCGCTGGCAAGACGATTTCACCGAACGTTTCCCGAAAGTCATCGCCACCAGTCATTTGTTCGACTGGGATCGTGATCGCCTGACCGCGTGCGGTGGCTTGTCGGTTCTCGACTTGCTGCTGGCGGTGTTGGCCCGTGATCACGGCGCTGAGCTGGCCGGTGCGGTCTCCGAAGAACTGGTGGTCGAGCGCATCCGCGAAGGCGGCGAGCGCCAGCGTATTCCGCTGCAGAATCGTCTCGGTTCCAGCCATCCGAAGCTCACGCAAGCCGTGTTGCTGATGGAAGCCAACATCGAAGAACCGCTGACCACCGACGAAATCGCCCAGCACGTGTGCGTATCCCGTCGGCAGCTTGAGCGGATTTTCAAGCAATACCTCAACCGCGTGCCGAGCCAGTACTACCTGGAACTGCGCCTGAACAAGGCCCGGCAAATGTTGATGCAAACCAGCAAGTCGATCATCCAGATCGGCCTGTCGTGTGGCTTCTCTTCGGGGCCCCATTTCTCCAGCGCCTACCGCAACTTCTTCGGCGCCACGCCGCGGGAAGATCGCAACCAGCGGCGCAGCAGCAGCCCGTTCGAGTTATCGTCAGTGCCGTCTGAGCGAGGCTGA
- a CDS encoding ABC transporter ATP-binding protein: MYKLEVQDLHKRYGSHEVLKGVSLKAAAGDVISIIGSSGSGKSTFLRCINLLEQPHAGKILLNNEELKLVANKDGALKAADPKQLQRMRSRLSMVFQHFNLWSHMTALENIMEAPVHVLGMSKAEAREKAEHYLNKVGVGHRKDAYPGHMSGGEQQRVAIARALAMEPEVMLFDEPTSALDPELVGDVLKVMQALAQEGRTMVVVTHEMGFAREVSNQLVFLHKGVVEESGNPREVLVNPQSERLQQFLSGSLK; this comes from the coding sequence ATGTACAAACTTGAAGTCCAAGACCTGCATAAACGCTATGGCAGTCACGAAGTGCTCAAGGGCGTGTCCCTGAAAGCGGCGGCTGGCGATGTGATCAGCATCATCGGCTCCAGTGGCTCCGGCAAAAGTACTTTCCTGCGCTGCATCAACCTGCTGGAGCAGCCGCACGCGGGCAAGATTCTGCTCAACAACGAAGAGCTGAAGCTGGTCGCCAACAAGGACGGCGCCCTGAAGGCCGCCGACCCGAAACAGCTGCAACGCATGCGTTCGCGCCTGTCGATGGTGTTCCAGCATTTCAACCTGTGGTCGCACATGACCGCGTTGGAAAACATCATGGAAGCGCCGGTTCACGTGCTTGGCATGTCCAAGGCTGAAGCCCGTGAAAAGGCCGAGCACTACTTGAACAAAGTCGGCGTGGGCCACCGCAAGGATGCCTATCCGGGCCACATGTCCGGCGGCGAGCAGCAGCGCGTGGCGATTGCCCGTGCGCTGGCGATGGAACCTGAGGTGATGCTGTTCGACGAACCGACTTCCGCCCTCGACCCGGAACTGGTCGGCGACGTGTTGAAGGTGATGCAGGCCCTGGCGCAGGAAGGCCGGACCATGGTGGTGGTCACGCACGAAATGGGCTTTGCCCGTGAAGTGTCGAACCAGCTGGTGTTCCTGCACAAAGGTGTCGTCGAGGAAAGCGGCAACCCGCGTGAGGTGCTGGTCAATCCACAGTCCGAACGCCTGCAACAATTCCTCTCGGGTAGCCTGAAGTAA
- a CDS encoding M14 family metallopeptidase, protein MERIDHSLPWSHLGSERQISVFRFGTGERKAYIQASLHADELPGMRTAWELKKRLAELEAQGLLNGVIELVPVANPLGLGQLLQGNHQGRFEAGSGKNFNRDFVELSAPVAAALDGHLGDDPHANIRMIRQAMSDALDALPPAASQLQGMQRILLSHACTADVVLDLHCDAEAALHMYALPQHWPQWRSLAAHLDVKVGLLAEDSGGSSFDEACSLPWLRLSRQFPDAQIPLACLATTIELGGQADTGRAEACAYAEGILAFLAEQGLISGEWPKPAQEACEGLPFEGTELLFAPHPGVVSFLRKPGEWIEAGDEIFEVIDPLADRVSTVCAGTSGVLFAIERLRYAQPGFWLAKVAGREALRHGRLLND, encoded by the coding sequence ATGGAACGCATCGATCATTCATTGCCGTGGAGCCACTTGGGCAGCGAACGCCAGATTTCGGTGTTCCGCTTCGGTACCGGCGAGCGCAAGGCCTACATTCAGGCCAGCCTGCACGCCGATGAGCTGCCGGGGATGCGCACGGCCTGGGAGCTGAAAAAGCGCCTGGCCGAACTCGAAGCCCAAGGCTTGCTCAACGGTGTGATCGAACTGGTGCCAGTGGCCAACCCACTGGGCCTCGGTCAGCTGTTGCAAGGCAACCATCAAGGACGTTTCGAGGCGGGCAGCGGCAAGAACTTCAACCGCGATTTCGTCGAGCTGAGCGCGCCAGTGGCCGCTGCGCTGGACGGGCATCTGGGGGATGATCCGCACGCCAACATCCGCATGATTCGCCAGGCCATGAGCGATGCGCTCGACGCCTTGCCGCCGGCCGCGAGCCAGTTGCAAGGCATGCAGCGCATCTTGCTCAGCCACGCGTGCACCGCCGATGTGGTGCTGGATCTGCATTGCGATGCCGAAGCGGCGCTGCACATGTATGCCTTGCCGCAGCATTGGCCGCAATGGCGTTCCCTTGCCGCGCACCTGGACGTGAAAGTGGGGTTGCTGGCGGAAGATTCCGGTGGCAGTTCCTTTGACGAGGCCTGCTCGCTGCCGTGGTTGCGCCTGTCGCGTCAGTTTCCCGATGCGCAAATCCCGCTGGCTTGCCTGGCGACTACCATCGAATTGGGTGGTCAGGCCGACACCGGCCGCGCTGAAGCCTGTGCTTATGCCGAAGGCATTCTGGCGTTCCTCGCCGAGCAAGGGCTGATCAGCGGTGAATGGCCAAAACCTGCGCAGGAAGCGTGCGAAGGCCTGCCGTTCGAAGGCACCGAATTGCTGTTTGCACCGCACCCGGGTGTGGTGAGTTTTCTGCGTAAACCCGGTGAATGGATTGAAGCCGGCGACGAGATTTTTGAAGTGATCGATCCGTTAGCGGATCGGGTCAGCACGGTGTGTGCTGGTACGTCCGGGGTGCTGTTTGCCATTGAACGGCTGCGTTATGCCCAACCCGGTTTCTGGCTGGCCAAGGTGGCGGGGCGCGAAGCGCTGCGTCACGGGCGCTTGCTCAACGACTGA
- a CDS encoding ABC transporter permease — MIFDYNVIWEALPLYFGGLVTTLKLLALSLFFGLLCALPLGLMRVSKQPIVNMTAWLYTYVIRGTPMLVQLFLIYYGLAQFEAVRESFLWPWLSSATFCACLAFAINTSAYTAEIIAGSLRATPNGEIEAAKAMGMSRYKLYKRILLPSALRRALPQYSNEVIMMLQTTSLASIVTLIDITGAARTVNAQFYLPFEAYITAGVFYLCLTFILVKLFKLAEGRWLGYMAPRKH, encoded by the coding sequence ATGATCTTCGACTACAACGTCATTTGGGAGGCCTTGCCGCTGTACTTCGGCGGCCTGGTGACCACCCTTAAATTGCTCGCGCTGTCGCTGTTTTTCGGCCTGCTGTGCGCCTTGCCGCTCGGCTTGATGCGCGTGTCCAAGCAGCCGATCGTCAACATGACGGCCTGGCTCTACACCTACGTGATCCGCGGCACCCCGATGCTGGTGCAGCTGTTCTTGATCTACTACGGTCTGGCGCAGTTCGAAGCGGTGCGTGAAAGCTTCCTGTGGCCGTGGCTGTCCAGCGCAACGTTCTGTGCGTGCCTGGCGTTCGCGATCAACACCAGTGCCTACACCGCTGAAATCATCGCCGGCAGCCTGCGCGCCACGCCGAACGGTGAGATCGAAGCGGCCAAGGCGATGGGCATGTCGCGCTACAAATTGTACAAGCGCATCCTGCTGCCATCGGCCCTGCGCCGGGCGCTGCCGCAGTACAGCAACGAAGTGATCATGATGCTGCAGACCACCAGTTTGGCGTCCATCGTGACCCTGATCGACATCACCGGTGCCGCGCGCACAGTCAACGCCCAGTTCTACTTGCCGTTCGAAGCCTACATCACGGCCGGTGTGTTCTATCTGTGCCTGACCTTCATTCTGGTCAAGCTGTTCAAACTGGCCGAGGGCCGCTGGCTGGGCTACATGGCCCCGCGGAAGCACTGA
- a CDS encoding ABC transporter permease — protein MLKGYGAVILDGAWLTLQLALSSMALAIVLGLIGVALRLSPVRWLAWLGDLYSTVIRGIPDLVLILLIFYGGQDLLNRVAPMLGFNDYIDLNPLAAGIGTLGFIFGAYLSETFRGAFMAIPKGQAEAGMAYGMSSFQVFFRVLVPQMIRLAIPGFTNNWLVLTKATALISVVGLQDMMFKAKQAADATREPFTFFLAVAAMYLVITSVSLLALRHLEKRYSVGVRAADL, from the coding sequence ATGTTGAAAGGCTACGGGGCTGTCATCCTCGATGGCGCATGGTTGACGCTTCAGCTCGCCTTGTCGTCCATGGCCCTGGCCATCGTTCTGGGCCTGATCGGCGTTGCATTGCGTCTGTCACCGGTTCGCTGGCTGGCATGGCTGGGCGATCTGTACTCCACGGTGATCCGCGGTATTCCCGACCTGGTGCTGATCCTGCTGATTTTCTACGGCGGCCAGGATTTGCTTAACCGCGTCGCGCCGATGCTTGGCTTTAACGATTACATCGACCTGAACCCGTTGGCCGCCGGTATCGGCACCCTGGGCTTCATCTTCGGTGCGTACCTGTCGGAAACCTTCCGTGGCGCCTTCATGGCGATCCCCAAAGGTCAGGCAGAAGCCGGCATGGCGTACGGCATGAGCAGTTTTCAGGTGTTCTTCCGGGTCTTGGTGCCGCAGATGATTCGTCTGGCGATTCCGGGCTTCACCAACAACTGGCTGGTTTTGACCAAGGCGACTGCGCTGATTTCGGTGGTCGGTCTGCAAGACATGATGTTCAAGGCCAAGCAGGCGGCAGATGCCACCCGCGAGCCTTTCACCTTCTTCCTCGCAGTGGCGGCGATGTACCTGGTGATCACCAGCGTCTCGTTGCTGGCATTGCGTCACCTTGAGAAGCGCTACTCGGTAGGCGTAAGGGCGGCTGATCTATGA
- a CDS encoding ABC transporter substrate-binding protein has translation MKKLVLLGALALSVLSLPTFADEKPLKIGIEAAYPPFASKAPDGSIVGFDYDIGNALCEQMQVKCVWVEQEFDGLIPALKVRKIDAILSSMSITEDRKKSVDFTNKYYNTPARLVMKAGTPVSDSLAELKGKNIGVQRGSIHERFAREVLAPLGAEIKPYGSQNEIYLDVAAGRLDGTVADATLLDDGFLKTDAGKGFAFVGPAFTDVKYFGDGVGIAVRKGDALKDKINTAIAAIRENGKYKQIQDKYFAFDIYGK, from the coding sequence ATGAAGAAACTCGTGCTGCTTGGCGCCCTGGCACTGTCCGTGCTGTCTCTGCCAACCTTCGCCGATGAAAAGCCTCTGAAAATTGGTATCGAAGCGGCTTACCCTCCGTTCGCGTCCAAAGCGCCGGACGGCAGCATCGTTGGTTTCGACTACGACATCGGCAACGCCCTGTGCGAACAGATGCAGGTCAAGTGCGTGTGGGTCGAGCAAGAGTTCGACGGTCTGATCCCGGCACTCAAAGTGCGCAAGATCGACGCGATTCTGTCGTCGATGTCGATCACTGAAGACCGCAAGAAATCCGTGGACTTCACCAACAAGTACTACAACACCCCGGCTCGCCTGGTCATGAAGGCCGGTACTCCGGTCAGCGACAGCCTGGCTGAGCTCAAGGGCAAGAACATCGGCGTGCAACGTGGTTCGATCCACGAGCGTTTCGCCCGCGAAGTCCTGGCCCCGCTGGGTGCCGAGATCAAGCCTTACGGTTCGCAGAACGAAATCTACCTCGACGTGGCCGCTGGCCGTCTCGACGGCACCGTGGCTGACGCTACGCTGCTGGATGACGGTTTCCTGAAAACCGACGCCGGCAAAGGTTTCGCTTTCGTTGGCCCGGCCTTCACCGACGTCAAATACTTCGGCGACGGCGTGGGTATCGCGGTTCGCAAGGGCGACGCGTTGAAAGACAAGATCAACACCGCGATCGCTGCCATTCGCGAGAACGGCAAGTACAAGCAAATCCAGGACAAATACTTCGCCTTCGATATCTACGGCAAGTAA
- the acs gene encoding acetate--CoA ligase, which produces MSAASLYPVRPEVLANTLTDEATYKAMYQQSVVNPDGFWREQAKRLDWIKPFTTVKQTSFDDHHVDIKWFADGTLNVSYNCLDRHLAERGDQIAIIWEGDDPSESRNITYRELHEQVCKFANALRGQDVHRGDVVTIYMPMIPEAVVAMLACTRIGAIHSVVFGGFSPEALAGRIIDCKSKVVITADEGIRAGKKIPLKSNVDDALTNPETSSIQKVIVCKRTGGDIKWNQHRDIWFEDLMKVAGTVCAPKEMGAEEALFILYTSGSTGKPKGVQHTTGGYLLYAAMTHERVFDYRPGEIYWCTADVGWVTGHTYIVYGPLANGATTLLFEGVPNYPDITRVAKIVDKHKVNILYTAPTAIRAMMASGKAAVEGADGSSLRLLGSVGEPINPEAWDWYYKNVGQSRCPIVDTWWQTETGATLMSPLPGAHALKPGSAARPFFGVVPALVDNLGNIIEGAAEGNLVILDSWPGQARTLYGDHDRFVDTYFKTFRGMYFTGDGARRDEDGYYWITGRVDDVLNVSGHRMGTAEIESAMVAHPKVAEAAVVGVPHDIKGQGIYVYVTLIGGEEPSEQLRLELKNWVRKEIGPIASPDVIQWAPGLPKTRSGKIMRRILRKIATAEYDGLGDISTLADPGVVQHLIETHKTMNVA; this is translated from the coding sequence ATGAGTGCGGCTTCCCTGTATCCCGTTCGTCCCGAGGTTCTGGCCAACACGCTGACTGACGAGGCGACCTACAAGGCCATGTACCAGCAGTCCGTCGTCAACCCGGACGGCTTCTGGCGCGAACAAGCCAAGCGCCTCGACTGGATCAAGCCTTTCACCACGGTGAAGCAGACGTCCTTCGACGATCACCATGTCGACATCAAATGGTTCGCCGACGGCACCCTGAACGTTTCCTACAACTGCCTCGACCGCCATCTGGCCGAGCGCGGCGATCAAATCGCGATCATCTGGGAAGGCGATGACCCTTCCGAGAGCCGCAACATCACCTACCGCGAGCTGCACGAACAAGTCTGCAAATTCGCCAACGCCTTGCGCGGCCAGGATGTGCACCGCGGTGACGTGGTGACTATCTATATGCCGATGATCCCCGAAGCCGTGGTCGCCATGCTGGCGTGCACCCGGATCGGCGCGATTCACTCGGTGGTATTCGGTGGCTTCTCGCCTGAAGCCCTGGCCGGCCGCATCATCGACTGCAAATCCAAAGTGGTGATCACGGCTGACGAAGGCATTCGTGCCGGCAAGAAGATCCCGCTCAAGTCCAACGTCGACGACGCCCTGACCAACCCGGAAACCAGCAGCATTCAAAAAGTCATCGTGTGCAAGCGCACCGGTGGCGACATCAAGTGGAACCAGCATCGCGATATCTGGTTTGAAGACCTGATGAAAGTGGCGGGCACGGTCTGCGCGCCGAAAGAAATGGGCGCTGAAGAAGCGCTGTTCATCCTTTACACCTCCGGTTCGACCGGCAAGCCAAAAGGTGTCCAGCACACCACTGGCGGTTATCTGCTGTACGCGGCGATGACCCACGAGCGCGTGTTCGACTACCGTCCGGGCGAAATCTACTGGTGCACCGCCGACGTCGGCTGGGTCACTGGCCACACTTATATTGTCTATGGCCCGTTGGCCAATGGCGCGACCACTTTGCTGTTCGAAGGCGTGCCGAACTACCCGGACATCACTCGGGTGGCGAAGATCGTCGACAAGCACAAGGTCAACATTCTCTACACCGCACCGACCGCTATCCGCGCGATGATGGCGTCGGGCAAGGCCGCCGTTGAAGGCGCCGATGGCAGCAGTCTGCGTCTGTTGGGTTCGGTCGGTGAGCCGATCAACCCGGAAGCGTGGGATTGGTACTACAAAAACGTCGGCCAGTCCCGCTGCCCGATCGTCGATACCTGGTGGCAGACCGAGACCGGCGCCACGCTGATGAGCCCGCTGCCGGGGGCGCACGCGCTCAAGCCGGGTTCTGCGGCACGACCGTTTTTTGGTGTGGTGCCAGCTCTGGTGGACAACCTGGGCAACATCATCGAAGGCGCTGCCGAGGGCAACCTGGTGATTCTCGATTCGTGGCCAGGCCAGGCACGCACGCTGTACGGCGACCACGATCGTTTCGTCGACACCTACTTCAAGACCTTCCGTGGCATGTACTTCACCGGTGACGGCGCCCGTCGCGACGAAGACGGTTACTACTGGATCACCGGTCGTGTGGATGACGTGCTTAACGTCTCCGGCCACCGCATGGGTACCGCCGAAATCGAAAGCGCGATGGTTGCTCACCCGAAAGTCGCCGAAGCTGCCGTGGTCGGTGTGCCGCACGACATCAAGGGGCAGGGCATCTATGTCTACGTCACCCTGATCGGTGGCGAAGAGCCAAGCGAGCAGTTGCGTCTGGAACTGAAAAACTGGGTGCGTAAGGAGATCGGCCCGATTGCATCCCCGGATGTCATCCAGTGGGCGCCAGGCTTGCCGAAAACCCGCTCGGGCAAAATCATGCGCCGCATCCTGCGCAAGATTGCGACGGCCGAATACGATGGGCTGGGGGATATCTCCACCCTGGCGGATCCGGGTGTGGTGCAGCATTTGATTGAGACGCACAAGACCATGAACGTCGCTTAA
- a CDS encoding DUF2790 domain-containing protein, producing MKALLVLALSSLCVTAMADEAPTDVAQQKPAIEEYTYSTHLDIAKVISMSEVPDVCGVVPMKMEYDDSNGQRHILRYSIMGNGCSNG from the coding sequence ATGAAAGCTTTATTAGTTCTGGCCCTCAGCAGTCTGTGCGTAACCGCCATGGCAGACGAGGCTCCGACTGATGTTGCGCAGCAAAAACCGGCCATCGAGGAATACACTTACTCCACTCACCTGGACATCGCCAAAGTTATCTCCATGAGTGAAGTACCGGATGTGTGTGGCGTCGTTCCAATGAAAATGGAATACGACGACTCCAACGGTCAACGCCATATTCTTCGCTACAGCATCATGGGTAACGGCTGCTCTAACGGCTAA